The Pseudomonas baetica genome includes a region encoding these proteins:
- the lpxC gene encoding UDP-3-O-acyl-N-acetylglucosamine deacetylase has product MIKQRTLKNIIRATGVGLHSGEKVYLTLKPAPVDTGIVFCRADLDPVVQIPARAENVGETTMSTTLINGDVKVDTVEHLLSAMAGLGIDNAYVELSASEVPIMDGSAGPFVFLIQSAGLEEQDAAKKFIRILREVTVEDGDKRATFVPFEGFKVSFEIDFDHPVFRDRTQSASVDFSSTSFVKEVSRARTFGFMSDIEYLRKHNLALGGSVENAIVVDADGVLNEDGLRYEDEFVKHKILDAIGDLYLLGNSLIGEFKGFKSGHALNNQLLRKLIEQTDAWEVVTFEDASTAPISYMRPVAAV; this is encoded by the coding sequence ATGATTAAACAACGCACACTGAAAAATATTATCCGTGCCACAGGTGTAGGCCTGCACTCCGGTGAGAAGGTCTATCTGACCCTCAAGCCTGCGCCTGTCGACACTGGCATTGTGTTTTGTCGCGCTGACCTCGACCCTGTGGTGCAGATTCCTGCCCGCGCGGAAAACGTCGGTGAAACCACTATGTCGACGACGCTGATCAACGGCGACGTCAAAGTGGACACGGTAGAGCACTTGCTCTCGGCCATGGCTGGCCTGGGCATCGATAACGCCTACGTCGAGCTCTCCGCGTCCGAAGTCCCGATCATGGATGGCAGCGCTGGACCCTTCGTATTCCTGATTCAATCGGCTGGCCTGGAAGAACAGGACGCCGCCAAGAAATTCATCCGCATCCTGCGTGAAGTGACAGTGGAAGACGGCGACAAGCGCGCCACTTTCGTCCCTTTCGAAGGGTTCAAGGTGAGCTTCGAGATCGATTTCGATCACCCGGTATTCCGGGACCGCACCCAAAGTGCAAGCGTGGATTTTTCCAGCACTTCGTTCGTAAAAGAAGTCAGCCGCGCGCGTACTTTTGGTTTCATGAGTGACATCGAGTACCTGCGCAAGCACAACCTCGCACTCGGCGGCAGCGTTGAAAACGCAATCGTGGTCGATGCCGATGGCGTACTGAACGAAGACGGCCTTCGCTATGAAGACGAATTCGTTAAGCACAAGATCCTCGATGCCATTGGCGATCTGTACCTGCTGGGCAATAGCCTGATTGGTGAGTTCAAAGGCTTCAAGTCCGGTCATGCACTGAACAACCAGCTGCTGCGCAAGTTGATTGAGCAGACAGATGCTTGGGAAGTGGTGACGTTCGAAGACGCCAGCACCGCACCAATCTCTTACATGCGCCCTGTTGCGGCCGTGTAA
- the ftsZ gene encoding cell division protein FtsZ, whose translation MFELVDNIPASPVIKVIGVGGGGGNAVNHMVKSNIEGVEFICANTDAQALKNIGARTILQLGTGVTKGLGAGANPEVGRQAALEDRERIAEVLQGTNMVFITTGMGGGTGTGAAPIIAEVAKEMGILTVAVVTRPFPFEGRKRMQIADEGIRMLSESVDSLITIPNEKLLTILGKDASLLSAFAKADDVLAGAVRGISDIIKRPGMINVDFADVRTVMSEMGMAMMGTGCASGPNRAREATEAAIRNPLLEDVNLQGARGILVNITAGPDLSLGEYSDVGSIIEAFASEHAMVKVGTVIDPDMRDELHVTVVATGLGAKIEKPVKVIDNTVHTSMASAQVQQPAAARQEAPAVNYRDLDRPTVMRNQAQAGAAAAAKMNPQDDLDYLDIPAFLRRQAD comes from the coding sequence CATCTGCGCCAACACTGATGCTCAAGCGCTGAAAAACATCGGCGCGCGCACCATCCTGCAACTGGGCACCGGCGTGACCAAAGGTCTCGGCGCTGGCGCCAACCCTGAAGTAGGTCGTCAGGCCGCTCTCGAAGACCGTGAGCGCATTGCCGAAGTCCTGCAGGGCACCAACATGGTGTTCATCACCACTGGCATGGGCGGCGGTACCGGTACCGGTGCAGCACCGATCATCGCCGAAGTGGCCAAGGAAATGGGCATTCTGACCGTTGCGGTCGTGACTCGTCCGTTCCCGTTCGAAGGCCGCAAGCGTATGCAGATCGCCGATGAAGGCATCCGCATGCTGTCCGAAAGCGTCGACTCGTTGATCACCATTCCTAACGAGAAGCTGCTGACCATCCTCGGTAAAGACGCAAGCCTCTTGTCGGCTTTCGCCAAGGCTGACGATGTACTGGCCGGTGCCGTTCGCGGTATCTCCGACATCATCAAGCGTCCGGGCATGATCAACGTCGACTTCGCCGACGTGCGTACCGTGATGAGCGAAATGGGCATGGCAATGATGGGCACTGGCTGCGCCAGCGGTCCGAACCGTGCACGTGAAGCCACCGAAGCGGCCATTCGTAACCCGCTGCTGGAAGACGTGAACCTGCAAGGCGCACGCGGCATCCTGGTGAACATCACCGCCGGTCCTGACCTGTCTCTGGGTGAGTACTCCGACGTGGGTAGCATCATCGAAGCCTTCGCTTCCGAGCACGCCATGGTCAAGGTCGGTACCGTTATCGATCCGGACATGCGCGACGAGCTGCACGTAACCGTGGTTGCCACTGGTCTGGGCGCGAAAATCGAGAAACCTGTGAAGGTCATCGACAACACCGTTCACACCTCCATGGCATCTGCCCAGGTGCAACAACCGGCTGCGGCCCGTCAGGAAGCGCCAGCGGTGAACTACCGTGATCTGGACCGTCCGACCGTCATGCGCAACCAGGCTCAGGCCGGTGCTGCGGCTGCCGCGAAGATGAATCCGCAAGATGACCTGGACTACCTGGACATCCCGGCATTCCTGCGTCGTCAGGCCGATTGA
- a CDS encoding OprD family porin has product MRYPVRFTPLFIAIAATIAPAAHADEPKKEGFVEGSSLNLNARNYYMNRNRLQQTDDNIEWGQGFLGIFQSGYTEGTVGFGIDAHAMLGLKLDGGGGTDGSSILPIRDNNGKAPGSFSTAGGTLKMRAFDTELKAGDLFLTNPVIAGGESRMLPQTFRGVSLTNHSFDGWLIEGGQASFTKPYNQSGHTRIGTSYGTLADGDDSRHLNWAGVAWSGVEGLTSSLYASELKDIWNQYYYDLDYTWQLNDLVSLNPGLHFYHTQDTGDALLGDIDNNTYSLHFTVGIGSHSVTAAYQRVNGNTPFDYISQGDSVYLDNSQQYSDFNGPNERSWKLKYAYDFAAVGVPGLTSAVSYSRGTVDLTKADPNSQGYSNWYSAEGRNAKHWERDLDLKYVVQSGQAKDLAVRLQWATNRGGNGYGVIDTDTDEYRVIIDYPINVF; this is encoded by the coding sequence GTGCGTTACCCAGTCCGCTTCACTCCATTGTTCATTGCAATTGCCGCAACGATTGCCCCCGCCGCTCACGCCGACGAGCCTAAAAAAGAAGGCTTTGTCGAAGGCTCGAGCCTCAACCTCAACGCCCGCAACTACTACATGAATCGCAACCGCCTGCAGCAGACGGACGACAACATCGAGTGGGGCCAAGGCTTTCTAGGGATCTTCCAGTCGGGTTACACCGAAGGCACGGTCGGGTTTGGCATTGATGCCCACGCCATGCTCGGGCTGAAACTCGACGGCGGTGGCGGTACTGACGGCTCCAGCATCCTGCCGATCAGAGATAACAACGGCAAAGCGCCGGGGTCGTTTTCGACGGCGGGCGGCACCTTGAAAATGCGTGCGTTCGATACCGAGCTGAAGGCCGGTGATCTGTTCCTCACCAACCCGGTGATTGCCGGCGGTGAGAGCCGCATGCTGCCGCAGACATTCCGTGGCGTCAGCCTGACCAATCACAGCTTCGATGGCTGGTTGATCGAAGGTGGCCAGGCCAGTTTCACCAAGCCTTACAACCAGAGTGGCCACACGCGCATCGGCACCTCCTACGGCACCCTGGCCGATGGCGATGACAGCCGCCACCTGAACTGGGCCGGCGTGGCCTGGAGCGGTGTCGAAGGCCTGACCAGCAGTCTGTATGCCTCGGAACTGAAGGACATCTGGAACCAGTACTACTACGACCTGGATTACACCTGGCAGTTGAACGATCTGGTCAGCCTCAACCCCGGCCTGCACTTCTATCACACCCAGGACACGGGTGATGCGCTGCTCGGCGACATCGACAACAACACCTACAGCCTGCATTTCACCGTCGGCATCGGCAGCCACAGCGTCACGGCCGCGTATCAGCGGGTCAACGGCAATACGCCGTTCGACTACATCAGCCAGGGCGACAGCGTTTACCTCGACAACTCCCAGCAATACTCGGACTTCAACGGCCCCAACGAACGTTCGTGGAAACTCAAGTACGCCTACGACTTTGCCGCTGTCGGCGTGCCAGGCCTGACGTCAGCGGTGTCCTACTCGCGCGGTACGGTTGACCTGACCAAGGCCGATCCGAACAGCCAGGGCTACTCCAACTGGTACAGCGCCGAAGGGCGCAACGCCAAGCACTGGGAACGCGACCTCGACCTCAAATACGTTGTGCAAAGCGGTCAGGCCAAAGACCTGGCGGTACGTCTGCAATGGGCGACCAATCGCGGCGGCAACGGTTATGGCGTAATTGATACAGACACAGATGAATACCGGGTAATCATCGACTACCCGATCAACGTCTTCTAA
- a CDS encoding sensor domain-containing diguanylate cyclase, with the protein MIASRTPPASGKTGRPELLLICGSLLTVIAIICIVTFLLIREHANAQESATRSATTIAQLIDADVLRTVELYDLTLQGLIAASQRDDLRDVSPQIRHLALFDRSTAARFKGDILLLDKHGDVVADSSRIEAKPGNFADRDYFLAHAFKRDTGMFISRPFKTRCDCDEANQWRISFSRRISSENGEFAGVAVASLKLDYFDQLFNSLDIGNDSTLNIIDNDGVLLAQKPYLQSDSIGKSFGNRPNVIRILRDRSGNGSFSSISSMDHQQRLYTYSRVGNLPLIVMVALSSDEVFGTWRRTAMLISGATGVLCMGLLWLTWLLARELRLRQRAEHELAQLAATDPLTGLANRRMLDQALRHEWFRAQRSGQPLSVMMIDADHFKAFNDRHGHQAGDQALRELAKVITANVRRPADLVARYGGEEFSVILAETDSAGAQQIAEHIRQAVERLPLRDGAQMPMTVSIGISSWTAASEMTLEQLLFAADKALYQAKEGGRNRVVVAA; encoded by the coding sequence ATGATCGCGAGTCGAACCCCACCCGCTTCGGGCAAGACCGGACGCCCCGAACTGCTGCTGATTTGCGGCAGTTTGCTGACCGTGATCGCGATTATCTGCATCGTCACTTTTCTACTGATTCGTGAGCACGCCAATGCTCAGGAATCGGCTACCCGCAGCGCCACCACCATCGCTCAGTTGATCGACGCCGACGTGTTACGCACCGTCGAGTTGTACGACCTGACCCTGCAAGGCCTGATCGCCGCCTCGCAGCGCGATGACTTACGCGACGTGAGCCCGCAGATCCGTCATCTGGCGTTATTCGACCGTTCGACCGCTGCCCGTTTCAAGGGCGACATACTGCTGCTCGACAAACACGGCGATGTGGTCGCTGACTCCTCGCGGATCGAAGCAAAACCGGGCAATTTCGCCGACCGCGATTACTTCCTTGCCCATGCGTTCAAGCGCGACACCGGCATGTTCATCAGCCGTCCATTCAAGACCCGTTGCGATTGCGATGAAGCGAACCAATGGCGTATCAGTTTCAGCCGACGCATTTCCTCGGAAAACGGCGAGTTCGCCGGGGTGGCCGTGGCCTCGTTGAAACTGGATTACTTCGACCAGCTATTCAACAGCCTCGACATCGGCAACGACAGTACCCTGAACATCATCGACAACGACGGCGTGTTGCTGGCGCAGAAGCCGTACCTGCAAAGCGACTCGATCGGCAAAAGCTTCGGTAACCGGCCCAATGTGATACGGATTCTGCGCGACCGTAGTGGCAATGGCAGTTTCAGCAGCATTTCAAGCATGGACCACCAACAGCGTCTCTATACCTATTCGCGGGTCGGTAACTTGCCACTGATCGTGATGGTCGCGTTGTCCAGTGATGAGGTGTTTGGCACCTGGCGACGGACGGCGATGCTGATCAGCGGCGCAACTGGCGTGTTGTGTATGGGGTTGTTGTGGCTGACCTGGCTGCTTGCCCGCGAACTGCGCTTGCGCCAACGCGCCGAGCACGAACTGGCGCAACTGGCGGCCACCGACCCACTGACCGGCTTGGCCAACCGCCGAATGCTCGATCAGGCGCTGCGCCACGAGTGGTTCCGCGCCCAGCGCTCGGGCCAGCCGCTATCGGTGATGATGATCGATGCCGATCACTTCAAGGCGTTCAACGACCGGCACGGGCATCAGGCCGGGGATCAGGCGTTGCGCGAGTTGGCCAAGGTCATCACGGCGAACGTACGCCGGCCGGCGGATCTGGTAGCGCGGTATGGCGGTGAGGAGTTTTCAGTGATTCTGGCCGAGACCGACAGTGCGGGTGCGCAACAGATTGCCGAGCATATCCGTCAGGCAGTGGAGCGACTGCCGTTGCGCGACGGAGCACAGATGCCGATGACGGTGAGTATCGGTATCAGTAGCTGGACAGCGGCCAGTGAGATGACCCTGGAGCAACTGCTGTTTGCGGCGGACAAGGCGTTGTATCAGGCCAAGGAAGGTGGGAGAAACCGGGTGGTGGTGGCAGCCTGA